ACGGTTTGCCTTACGTCATCGAACCCCAACAACGTTGGTAAATCAAGCTCGAGCGTACCAGCCCCTTTGATTCTTGGGAAACCCAAGTTCTAATGGTGGgtagagaaaattcgagagagaCGGAATGATTGCCGAAGCTGACTATCTTAGGAGGTTGCTTAGACGCAAAATCAGAATCCCTTCAAGAGGAGGATGACTCCTTTTGCATATATCGTGTGCATGAGCATGTACGTGACAATGATAGCTTAATTGtgtaattaatgtaaaaatgcGAGTTAATTTCCTTTAAGCACAAGCAAAAATTGCATCACGTCGTTCtaactataaaaacaaaagtgatcaatattacaaaaaatcccaaattgatatacatgtaataaattcatcctaaactattttttttaccataaaaaaaattcaaaccgatacacctatatatttttgtgatcaccgaaaatctcaaattgatgcgCCCATcacaattttatcccaaactaatttttttaccacaaaaattccaaactaatacatctgtgataaatttattcccgATAGTTTTCGTTATATTTTATCGTTAACTTGCTGAgatggatgacacgtggcggttgacaTGTGTAGTGCCAATTAGAGGTTTTTACACTTTATTTGTCACAAAcgtataagtttgggatttttttatggtattaacccaattaacGTAAATCAaaggagagtaaatttgtcacgggtgtaccgatttgtaattttttatggtcaaaagtttagtttgaagtaaatttatcatatgcgtaccagtttggggtttctcgtgataaaaaaaaatttgaaataaatttgtcgcatgtgtttcaattttgagttttttgtgataaaaaaataatttaaaatattacaaatatatcagtttgagatttttcataatattaatccTAAAAATATCGTTTTTTGCTTTCAAAATACTCATGTGGGGGCGTCAAACCAAATcaatttttgtgcatttttttttttttttttttggtaaggtaaatcAATTTTTGTGCAGTTAGTTCCTTGGAAGGGGAAGATTGTCGTAGAAACAGCCCGCTCGCAAtcacaagaaaagggaaatttgTACACGGCTAGTTGTATTGGGGGTCGTGCTTGGTAATACAACCGATAAATTAGCAACTGAGAAAGCAGCACTAATCCGGCACCAAATCattaattaaatcttaaacacCATGACAGTTGCCCGTACGCTACCAATGCACGTCCATTGGTAGTCTCATTCTATTCTAATCacgacaaaagaagaagaagaagttaaatAGATCTCTTAAGCAAGCATTAGCGAGACTAATGCGTTCTTTTAATCACCAGGGCTCTCTTTCCGAGCGTCGATCTGAACCGAACCAGTGGTCCGGGCCCTCGCATTTTGGGGGCCTGGCCCGGATCAATAGGCCTTAATCATGGCCCATGACCAAATTCgtcccggcccggcccggcccaagAGCATCTTTCGCGCGCTTCCATGTCTCCCCAACGGCCAACCGGAAGCACACACGGCGATCGTTGGGTCATACGTGGCACTCAAGCAATTCCCCCTCTTCCCACCAACGTTGCCACGTGTCCGGCCTCCTCTTGCAACCTTCGTCTCCACACAAAAGCCATTCCCTCTATGTCCCCGCCAACCTCGGGCTCCCTTTCATACCGTGTCTCTgttcccttctctctttctctctctctctctctctccgggcGCTCCTCTCGACAGAGACTTCTTGACATTAATTCAATCATGGGCCCGTACGTCCATTTGTTGCTAAATTTGGTCGATGTCTTGTAATCGGTAACAACATCACTCTCCAAACTCATCTTCTTGCTTTGAATTGTTTCGTTGGTGTTGTTGATTCTTGGGTTCTTGGTGCTGGGAATATGGATGTGGGGTGCGAATATCCTTGACGATCGCTTCGCTAAATTTATCTGCAGGAGTGATTGAAAGAACCTCGTCCAGGCCTTTTTGTAGACAAATTTTCCCAAAGGGGATTGAAGTTTCGAATTTGTCTGTTGGTTTGAAAGAAATGTCTCACGGTTTTGATGCTATGAGAGGAATCCCACCTGGGATTTTGCTCATAAAGAAAATTAGGGGCAGGAATTGGAGCCTCAAAACTTATAGATACGTTGTCTTGTTCATTACATTCATAGCATATGCTTGTTATCATGCTTCTCGGAAGCCTAGTAGCATTGTGAAGAGTGTCCTGTATCCCGAAACCCCAACTGTCAAAGCGTGGCCATTGGGCGAAGTGTTTGTGAGGGAAGAGTTAGGGAATGGTGGTAATGTGACTGGTAGATCCAAGTACAGGGGTTGGGCTCCCTTCAATGGCCCTGATGGGACGTCGAAATTGGGCGAAATTGACGTCGCGTTTTTGGCCTGTTATTCTATGGGGATGTATGTCGCGGGGCATTTGGGCGATACGTTGGACTTGCGGTTGTTCTTGACGGCTGGAATGATTGGCAGTGGCATTTTTGTGGGGCTCTTTGGGATGGGATATTTTTGGAATGTGCATGTCTTCGGATTTTACTTGGCCATGCAAATGGTTGCCGGATTGTTCCAAGCAACCGGGTGGCCGTCGGTGGTGGCCGTCATCGGCAATTGGTTcgggaagaggaagaggggtTTGATAATGGGCGTGTGGAATGCACATACTTCAGTGGGGAATATTAGTGGTTCCCTTCTCGCAGCAAGTGTCTTGGATCTCGGGTGGGGCTGGTCATTCATTGTCCCTGGCGGCTTGATCGTTCTTGGAGGGATACTGGTTTTTTTGTTCTTGGCTGCATATCCAGAGGATGTTGGATTTCCTTGTCCAAATGATCCAGCCGGGGCTGTAGAGACGGTTACTCCAAATGATGTAGAATCCCAATCACGAAGTTCCTCGGTTGGTTCTGGGACTAAGAGAAGTGTTGGGCTTGTTCAAGCCTGTTTGATCCCGGGAGTGATTCCATTCGCGCTGTGCTTATTCTTCTCGAAGCTGGTGGCTTACACCTTCCTCTATTGGTTACCATTTTATTTAAGCCAAACAGGTATCTTCTTTGCTCCTGCTCCCTTCGATTATTTGTCCTGAAAGAGAGAGTCGTGTTAGGAAAAATATGTCTCAGTATATGAATCTTCTTCAGGTTCGTGTCGAGTGGCTGCATCTTATCttcaaatagatttttcttgcttttggaAGTTTCTCGAAAATTTGGAATGTCTCCGGAAGAAATTTCTCAGAAATGGCTAATGAGTGATGTCTCTAGGACAAGCACTAGTTAATGACGTACTTGCCTTAAGATACTTGTTACAATCCGGAATAGTTCATGGTTTCCCCCTGGCCTGTTCAAAAGCATGGCAGggacttagttttttttttttttttccctgaattCAACAAGTTTTGAAGATCCAACATGTATGGTTTCCTTATCTGAATTCAACAAGTTTTAAAGATCCAACCTTTATGGTTTCTGACCCACTTCATTTCTCAAATTTGGCAGAAATCGGAGGTGAGTATGTCTCTGTGAAATCAGCTGGAAACCTGTCAACCCTTTTTGATGTGGGCGGAATTGTTGGGGGAATTCTCGCTGGTTATATATCAGACAAGCTCAACGCTCGGGCTATAACGGCAGCCAGTTTCATGTATGCTGCGATACCATCTATGCTGGCGTACCGCTCATATGGGGGCCTATCACACACCGTCAACATCGTGCTTATGATGATAGCAGGATTGTTTGTAAACGGGCCATACGCGCTGATCACCACAGCAGTTTCGGCAGACCTTGGCACACACAGTTCTCTCAGAGGGGATTCAAGGGCACTCGCCACCGTAACTGCCATTATTGATGGAACCGGATCTCTCGGTGCAGCTCTTGGCCCTCTTTTGACCGGGTTCCTTTCGACAAAGGGGTGGGACGCAGTTTTCTTGATGCTAATGGCCGGTGCTCTTATCGCTGGATTGCTTTTGTCAAGGTTGGTCGTTGACGAGATAACGGAGAAAGCGGCCAAACGAATCACATTGTCCGATGCACAGCAAGGTTGTCGAGGTAATGtgtactttcctttttctctccttaTTTATGATCTCGATTTGCAGTTCATGGCTATGTACTCATCTGCTATGTCGGCTTTGTCAGATCCAGCAACTCAGCCTCTCCTAaccaacaaaaaatgaatgccGATATGGCTGCACAACAGTACACGAGACCAGGGAAATCTATAGGCAAGCTCGATGTGAAGCTGAGAAATTACCGATCAGTCACTGCGAATACGAAGCGTTGTGCTTTTAGAGGTCTGACTAACTTTGGATGTGACTCCCAATAGTCAACTTCATAGCAATTCTGTCTGTAATAAGTGTAAGATGATGTACCATAGATAGATTTTTGGTTAGTCTAAAGGAAATGAATATCTGATCGATTCACGCTTATACGTCAATGATTTACTTCCTGTCATCTGATGAGTCTATCTACTTAGTGTTCATGGTTAGTCCGTGCCATGGTGGACGTTCATAAGGTCATTCAGCTATTGCTCCAACCATTTACTTGGTACCCGATTTCTCATGTAGTCTTCGGTCCTGAAGAGATAAGTCATCCACACTGTATTGCCCCAACCATAGCTTGGCCGGCAGAGGCGCAGAGCCAGAGTCAAGATCTCAAATCAGCTGCCAACAATTTGATGGCATCTTGGTTAACCTGCCTGAAAGATTTCTGGGGTCTTTAATACTTAGCGCATAATTTTTCGCGACTTGGGACTAACTGCAGCAGCGACACTTAGACCCCTGCTGATCTTGAACCGCATGAGTTGCCAGTGGCCGAACTCGCGCACGGCCAAGTTGCTGATGATAGTAGGAGGAGATCTTATCTTTACCGTCTCCATTTGTTCCAGTTCCTGTTTATTTGATCAGAAATTGGTAATTTTCCGTGTTGTCTTCCCTTTGCTTGATCGTTCGAATCGATGGCTTTCCCTGGCTTTCATGTTGCCTGATTTCGCCCGATTTGCTATTTGCAGCGAGCGAGATCAAAATCGGAACTTCTGACATGAGGGTCATGAAGAAGATGCACTAAAGAGAACACTGGTGCACTCAGAAACGAAGAACAGCTCTTTATTCCTCGTAATCAGACATTGCATTACATCCTTAGTCGAGAATAAATAATGGGATTTCACGTGTTGACATCGGccaaaagaatgagaaagaaaaattccatCCTCAGCAAGAAACAGAGATGGATAGAGAAGAACTCTGAGCAAAGATCTGCAGGGTGTGCTTTCCGGTAGTCCTCAGAACTCCGATCCTGCATTAGTCGAGAAGCTATCAGAGACAGAATCGGAAATCGAGCGTTTTCGAAAGACAACTGAAGAAATGCAGGTTTTTTAAGACATGGGGCGATTACACAAGCACAAGCACTTCATTTGGTTCAAGAAGttttcaaattggaaaattctGCGAGGTGATGAAGCCGATTTGCTTCCCTGTTTCGCCGAACTCAGTCCAGAATCAAAGTGAACAAGCCTTGGATGTTCATCCTCAAATAATGAATCAGTCTAGCTTCAACTTACTATCGGATTGATTGAAATATACGGAGAGTACTGTAGCAACTAATCAATCAGCATGAGGCTAATCAAGAGTTTAAGATGATTAATCACGTTTAATTCAACTAAAAATTCAATCGACCAGAGCATTAAATCACGACTTCAGGGTACATATAAGGTCAgagagccagagagagagagagagagcgagagcgagcaATCGATGACTCTGCGAGACATTGATCATGCTGGAGCAAATAATTCGTAAGGCGGGTTATGTCAGCTGAGGAAATACCTGGACTGGAGAAGAGCCAGAGGAGGAACGCGCACAGAACCAGCAACAGAGGGATCGCGTGGACGGCGTTCTCCGCCGACCTGAGGCGCGACCGCTCCTTCCTCGCTGCGTGCGACAGCGGATCGCACGTCGGCAGCTGCTCCCGCCGGCGGTCGTCTCCCTCCCGGGTCCTTGAGCGACGCGATTGCGaagccgtcgtcgtcgtcggcggcggcggcggaggagccTCGGAGACTCGGCGAGCGCTCGACGACCGCTGCATGATCTCCCTCCTCGAACGAAACGCGGGATCGCCGCCGAGCCGGAGGTCTCCTTGGGCTTCTTCTTCGTTTCAACTGCGACGGCGCGAACGGGTGGGCGACGGGAGGCGAAAAATGAGGGACGCTGCTTTGGTGTCGCGTTTCTTGACCGTCCGGGGTCGACCGACTCAACCGGTTGCTTTCGTAAGTTCGGGGTCAATTCGGTTCCGCGTGCACTTGAAATTGAATCGAATTAATTGGacttgaaaaatccaaaataaaaaacgTAGAATGTTTAGATAATTAATCAGGAAATTACTTATAATTAAACATATGTTACTCGTGACAGATTCAGTTTAGGAGAATATGAGGAATTTGATTATTAATAAGGCGATTGATCCTACGATAATATGCCTAATCGTGATTTGGGTTCATATGTTTCTGCTGACAcctaaatcaaacaaaaaactCCTTAATCGAACCAAATAGATGCAGCTTAATTCTATACGGTTCAACATTAAGTAAAGATAACATCTCCTTCTATTATCATTAAAGAAACTGAAGATGTGATATGCTCAACATTAAATAAACATttgattttaaatggtgaaGATTAGGGAAAAAAATGCCAAATCACTTATTCAGCAATTGTGGATGATTTGCGCATTACCCCATGCCACGTTTGTTCAAATTAAATTTCGTGTTATAGAAAATCCCAACTTGATACACTAGGGTCACATTCATCTCACCTAATAATTATGTCGCAAAAATATCTCAAATCATCAAATCTTAAATTGACtttccttaaaataaaaaaaaaaggacattccTAGAATTCCCTCAAGTTTTGAAAATATGCTAAAATCccttattttttgtaatatttgagaTAAGTGTGTCAATGGTGTACTCATATGGGATTTTCGTAACACAAAAATTAGTTCGATTGGAATATTTCCGTTAGAGGAAATTTAATTTGGACTAACTGTGacacaaatataccaatttatgattCTTTGACCGGCATTAATTAGAGGTGTCAATGGTTcaattcaattgattttcaagaagatcgaaccgaaccgaaccaataGGATATAAACTTGAATCGAATTGAATCTCACCTTGAACCAAATATGAATTAAACCAAAAATCCAATTCGGTTTAGTTTGATTTtcgatgttttctttttctttcttttctttttggttcaaaTCCGACGGAGTAGCCGACATTGGCTAAGGGCCACTAGCACTCGTCGACCAAAGCGAGGGTGGCCAAGGGCCGtgaagccctcgccggcctcgacgattcgattcgattaaccaaaacacattaaaaatatttaaaataatcaacctttttttattttattttttgttttacgGGGCAAAGGACCAATGGGGTCGGCGGCCTCGGCgaggggaaagaaagaaaaaaattaaaaaaataatgattattttgaatatttttaatgcGTTTTGGTTAATGGAATTGAAccgaactagaaaaaaaaaaaagaatgattatttTTGAATTACCTGAacaaaaaatcgaaccgaactaaaatgcacaaattttcggttcggttcgactTGGTTCACGATTTGATTCGGTTTTAACAGCCCCTAGTAACTAATCCTTAAAGGTAAACATCATTTTCT
This sequence is a window from Rhodamnia argentea isolate NSW1041297 chromosome 3, ASM2092103v1, whole genome shotgun sequence. Protein-coding genes within it:
- the LOC115743080 gene encoding putative glycerol-3-phosphate transporter 4 isoform X1, with the translated sequence MSHGFDAMRGIPPGILLIKKIRGRNWSLKTYRYVVLFITFIAYACYHASRKPSSIVKSVLYPETPTVKAWPLGEVFVREELGNGGNVTGRSKYRGWAPFNGPDGTSKLGEIDVAFLACYSMGMYVAGHLGDTLDLRLFLTAGMIGSGIFVGLFGMGYFWNVHVFGFYLAMQMVAGLFQATGWPSVVAVIGNWFGKRKRGLIMGVWNAHTSVGNISGSLLAASVLDLGWGWSFIVPGGLIVLGGILVFLFLAAYPEDVGFPCPNDPAGAVETVTPNDVESQSRSSSVGSGTKRSVGLVQACLIPGVIPFALCLFFSKLVAYTFLYWLPFYLSQTEIGGEYVSVKSAGNLSTLFDVGGIVGGILAGYISDKLNARAITAASFMYAAIPSMLAYRSYGGLSHTVNIVLMMIAGLFVNGPYALITTAVSADLGTHSSLRGDSRALATVTAIIDGTGSLGAALGPLLTGFLSTKGWDAVFLMLMAGALIAGLLLSRLVVDEITEKAAKRITLSDAQQGCRDPATQPLLTNKK
- the LOC115743080 gene encoding putative glycerol-3-phosphate transporter 4 isoform X2 → MSHGFDAMRGIPPGILLIKKIRGRNWSLKTYRYVVLFITFIAYACYHASRKPSSIVKSVLYPETPTVKAWPLGEVFVREELGNGGNVTGRSKYRGWAPFNGPDGTSKLGEIDVAFLACYSMGMYVAGHLGDTLDLRLFLTAGMIGSGIFVGLFGMGYFWNVHVFGFYLAMQMVAGLFQATGWPSVVAVIGNWFGKRKRGLIMGVWNAHTSVGNISGSLLAASVLDLGWGWSFIVPGGLIVLGGILVFLFLAAYPEDVGFPCPNDPAGAVETVTPNDVESQSRSSSVGSGTKRSVGLVQACLIPGVIPFALCLFFSKLVAYTFLYWLPFYLSQTEIGGEYVSVKSAGNLSTLFDVGGIVGGILAGYISDKLNARAITAASFMYAAIPSMLAYRSYGGLSHTVNIVLMMIAGLFVNGPYALITTAVSADLGTHSSLRGDSRALATVTAIIDGTGSLGAALGPLLTGFLSTKGWDAVFLMLMAGALIAGLLLSRLVVDEITEKAAKRITLSDAQQGCRATQPLLTNKK
- the LOC115743083 gene encoding uncharacterized protein LOC115743083, which translates into the protein MQRSSSARRVSEAPPPPPPTTTTASQSRRSRTREGDDRRREQLPTCDPLSHAARKERSRLRSAENAVHAIPLLLVLCAFLLWLFSSPGSEF